The following nucleotide sequence is from Solea senegalensis isolate Sse05_10M linkage group LG19, IFAPA_SoseM_1, whole genome shotgun sequence.
tagttcacacactaCAGAGTGTTGACTTGATTTCTGTTCATCACTGTCCAtcacttttggacatatggaaTGCCCGAAGttttaaatattgataataaaatgtaagacattatttaattatcatatcaacaagctgtgttaaatatctatgtgaaataattgagaaaattgttcaaacccaattaagcatttattttcacagatacaatttttattttattagtttttatttctgttaaaattgtaacagtattgtatttttaatacattactgtatattattgtcatgcaggaaagagatttgttttatttttttcaaggaacatttttatttcagtgagctCTGACATTTAGCATGTGGCTTAAACTTATAAcggactgtttgtttattttttaaagggtttgcctctggaaaacatttaaTCTAATATGCTATTATAAGCATTGTAGCATATtagataaaatgtaaatattagaaaaaataaatattaaatattatgctTAGAAAAAATATTGAGCATCGCCATTCAACtaaaaaatatcgagatatgactTTTAGTTTAAAGTGGTAACATCTAGTAGAATCTGTCCTGATAACAGGTTCACATCTAAAATTGAAGGCCAGAAAGAAGAGATGGGTCCTTAAAAGTCTTCATAATTCTGAATAGAGGGGGCAGATTTATTATGAAGGGATAATCCAAGCTTATTTAAACTCACTATGTGTCATCAAATTGATACTGATTAAAGTTATGAGGGCCAAATTAATATATAAACTCATATCTACTGAAGAACTTGTACTTCACTGACACTTTGTCAGTTTGACTCTTTGATGAGATCCAAAAAGCAGTGATGAAGGTGGCACAAACAGGTGTATCTgtctttaaatattaaacagatCTGGGAAGGAACTAAATAACTTGATTATCTCGTCTTCTCCTTTACAAGGGCTTACGCTGCCAATAAGGAGTCACATGCAACACTGGTGTTCCACAACCTCTTAGGAGAGATAGATCAGCAGTACAGCCGTTTCCTGCAGGAAAACAACGTACTCTACCAGCATAACCTGCGCAGGATTAAACAGCATCTGCAGAGCAAGTACTTGGAGAAGCCGATGGATATTGCCCGCATTGTTGCCCGCTGCTTATGGGAAGAGCAAAGGCTCCTGCAGACTGCCACATCTGCTGcacaggtacgaaacatactaACCAAGCCTTAGATTGAAATATGTCATTTagacaatgtgtttgtgttggcagaatgattttacattttagaatCTCTTTGACTCTCCTGCAGGACGGTCAGGCAGCTCATCCCACTGGTACAGTAGTCACAGAAAAGCAGCAGATCCTGGAGCACAACCTTCAAGACATCAGGAAGCGGGTGCAGGTCAGTTTCCATCAGATAATCTCTTATTAAATATCTGAACGTACATGACGATTCCTGTTGTGCAAGTCTGATCATTTCTTTCTCGACAGGATATggaacagaaaatgaaaatgcttGAGAACTTGCAAGATGACTTTGACTTCAATTACAAGACACTGAAAAGTCAAGGAGGTATATTCTAGCTTTGGCCTCGACACTGTCTTTGAtgactgtttatttaaaatagccTTTTTATGAACCTTCAAGTACACTCATACATGTCCACCTACTTTTCAGAGTTGTCCCAGGACCTGAATGGAAACAGCCAGGCAGCTGCTACAAGACAGAAGATGGCTCAGCTTGAACAGATGCTGAGTGCCTTGGACCAGCTCAGGAGGGTGGGTACTGATGCCTGAGTGTAATGAGATTATTATGATCCATGGCTGCCAATggcagatatactgtatgatgcCCATTTTTTTGGATGAACTAAGCACTaagcagcatttatcaagtttttaagataataatatttttaatgatattacataaataatttgacaaatataGATGTATGGCAGAAATATTTATGTGCAGCAATAATGATCGGAAGTTTAAACCAAAAATGTTCTCTAACTTATCTTGCTTGACATGTCTGTGCTTCTTGTCTTGCAGCAAATTGTGACAGAGATGGGAGGCCTGTTGACAGCCATGGATTATGTACAGAAGAATCTGACAGATGATGAACTAGCAGACTGGAAGAGAAGACAACAGATTGCCTGTATTGGAGGTCCACCTAACATCTGCCTGGATCGCCTCGAAACATGGTAATCAagcacatttttgcattttgtacTTATGATGCACTTCTGAATTCATTAGGTATTAGGATAAGTGAAAAAAATACTAGTATTCACACACCAGTATGTCAAAGTATACATAATATTAAGCATTgcttaaaaatgtgtatgttaCATGTATTTTGTATGTAGATACATTAACTGTATTTCATTTCTAAACAGGATCACGTCGTTGGCTGAGTCCCAACTCCAGATTCGTCAGCAGATCAAGAAGCTAGAGGAGCTTCAACAGAAGGTGTCCTACAAAGGAGACCCCATCATTCAGCACCGACCTGCCCTGGAGGAGAAGATTGTGGACTTGTTCAGAAATTTGATGAAGAGGTAACGCATGTGATAAATCTTCACTGTACTTCTGCTCAGAGAGAGAATTGAAGATCAAAGCTCTGCCTTCTCACACATCTCTCAGTCTAAATTCAACAAACGCACTCGCTCTGTGAATCATCAGATATAGACTCATGCTTTGAATCTCAAGAGctgacatttaaagtgaaagtcTGTACAACCAGAGGTGTGAAGTTTGGTGGCGATCTCCTCTGAAATATGAAACGCTCTTTCTTCCAGCGCTTTTGTCGTGGAAAGACAGCCATGTATGCCCATGCATCCAGACAGACCTCTGGTGATCAAAACAGGGGTGCagttcacaaataaagtcaggTAAGTGTTCGAATGTGTCAGTGGCAATTTCAAAGGGACTGCAACTCTGATATTTTATATCCAAATTACTTTGTTGACATTGTTTTCATCTCTGTTGCTAGGTTACTGGTGAAGTTTCCTGAACTCAATTACCAGCTGAAAATTAAAGTTTGCATTGACAAGTAAGTCgcgtttttgtttctttatgaTAAACACAATCATATCAAGAGAAAATAGTGCCGCACTGAATTGATCTGTTTATGTTTCAGGGAATCGGGTGACGTGGCTGCAATTCGAGGGTAAGACTTCTAGGacacttttaaagaaaaaaccttTACTCTCTGATTTTAGAAAAGagtctcactctctgtcctctcttgaCTTTATCAGGTCACGAAAGTTTAACATCCTTGGTACCAACACAAAAGTAATGAACATGGAGGAATCCAACAATGGCAGCCTGTCAGCAGAGTTTAAACACTTGGTGAGTTATGGAGGCGAAGCACTTGATGTTTGATAGTCATCAGATGTTCTCTGATGAAAGCCTGATACAGAGccctgacttcctgttttttgtACAGACCCTTAGAGAACAGAGGTGCGGTAACGGTGGCCGGACCAATAGTGATGTAAGTactcttctcttttctcagtGGGATAGTTTGATATTAAATCTTATCTGTTTTCAccacaaatacagaaacagaTTGTTTTGCAATTTAGCTTTAACTAAACTGTCCTCTTTAGGCCTCTCTGATTGTCACTGAGGAGCTGCATCTTATCACGTTTGAGACAGAAGTTTATCACCAAGGTCTGAAAATAGATCTGGAGGTGAGTACCACAAGGACACACGTCTCACATGTTTAACTGTTACACACCGCTCAACGTTGAGTAACCCTTTTTAAGAGACTTTGGAGTCCACCCTGGATTTTAGTTCAGTCTCCTGCCGCACTCTCCATGTGTGAACAATAAACTGTGCAAAACTGAACCAATACATTTCTGGACATTTTCCTCAGTTGCTGGTGTTAATGTGACAAAAGTTTAACATGAAACAActctttcatatttttcatgcaGACTCATTCCCTGCCTGTGGTTGTCATTTCCAACATCTGCCAGATGCCCAATGCCTGGGCTTCCATCCTGTGGTACAACATGCTTACAAACCACCCAAAGGTAAGACACAGCACCCTCTGGTGGAAAGGGGCTGAACGCTAGATAGAGGGGAATGTTTACCGTTTCACTCTCAGCAGCAGAATGCTGTTATTTTTCCTCACAGTACAAACTTGTGTGAAATGAGTGTGCGTGTCGTGTCTACGCAGAACGTCAACTTCTTCACCAAGCCTCCGGTCGGAACATGGGACCAGGTGGCTGAGGTGTTAAGCTGGCAATTCTCCTCCACGACCAAGAGAGGGCTGACCATTGAACAGCTCACCACACTGGCTGAGAAACTACTAGGTGAGTGCCTGTAAAACATTTAACTACAAACTGTTTAATGTACAACTGTATAATGTTATCTTTAATTATCCTTCCAGGGCCTTGTGTCAACTTCTCTGGCTGTCAGATCACCTGGGCCAAGTTCTGCAAGGTATTTCTCCTTTCAGCTACATGTGGTTTTAAAGTCACCATATCATTTAACTTtgagttattttatttatttatttcccgtCTCTTCACAGGAAAACATGGCCGGTAAAGGCTTCTCCTTCTGGGTGTGGCTGGACAACATCATTGACCTGGTGAAGAAGTATATCCTGGCACTGTGGAATGAAGGGTGAGGGCTCAATTCTTTGTTTACAGTCAAGTCACTGAGGAGTCTCTGCTGGAGATGTCTGTTCATTATATTCCTACAAAGTGTTTTGGCCTCTTTTAAAATAGACATACTATTTTTAATACAGGGCCTAGTTAACATCCTGTATGTTTATTTGTCTTCCTGTCATTTATCTACAGATACATCATGGGTTttatcagtaaggagagggagagggccATTCTCAGTCCAAAACCCCCTGGCACTTTCCTGCTGCGCTTCAGTGAGAGCAGCAAGGAAGGGGGCATAACATTTACATGGGTAGAGAAAGACATCAGTGGTGAGTGTTTCCCGCCTCCCTTTACCATTCCATCAGTTTTAAGAcaatcttgttgttttttttgtgtgacaccCAGTTTCCTACTGTGACTACAGGTAAGACTCAGATTCAGTCAGTGGAGCCGTACACCAAGCAGCAGCTCAACAGCATGTCTTTCGCCGACATCATCATGGGCTACAAGATCATGGATGCCACCAATATCTTGGTTTCACCTCTCGTCTACCTCTACCCCGATATCCCCAAAGAGGAGGCCTTCGGGAAATATTGCAGGCCAGAGGCGGCTCCTGAACCCGAGATTGGAGGAGACTCTACGAGCAGTAAGTGACCTCACATGCACTGATATGaaacttttctgtcaaaataattgcattttATCTGTCCATAGTTACCTTAATTTTGAATGCCCATAAAGGtgcacattttataaaaacatacagatacaGAAGTTTAAAAATAAGTCCCTTTATGATAAATGATGAAGTCCTGAAATGAGTGGAAAGATGCAACCTCACCTTTGTGGCACTCAAAATAAAGACTGCATGTTAGCAAGTTAGACACCATTTTCAGGCCAATTTTAATTCTGGACAGAATTTCTTTggcaaatattacaaatatttttcttttccctgacAGCTATTCAGCCGTACTTGAAGACAAAGTTCATCTGCGTTACACCGTAAGTATCCGTCATCCCTTTAGGATACATAAATGATCATAAGGTCTGTCTGTAATGAATATATTGATAAGATAACATGTAATGAGCGCTTTGACAACGTTGTTCAGCCATAAGTGCTGTGATAATAGGGTTGATAATGAACAATCCCGAGAGTCAGGTCTGTACTTTGAGCACTGTGATCGGATTCCAAGATAGTGGACAATGACATATGTCACATTGCACCAAAAATGGacgttttgttgttgtgtagtaTCTGTGGTCTGTGCCCTGCATAAAGGTTAGCGTGAAAAATGGATTCAAGGAAAAATAGAATTTGATCGACACGTGAACTTCCCTCTTTTACATATGGCGATTGTTTCCAAATGTTCTAAGAAAGGAGAACAAAGCTAGTTGTACTTTCAGTGTGAGTCACCACTGTCATTAGAGAAaccgtctctgtgtgtgaatcCAGCTAATATGGAGATTCACTATAGATTCTCTATTGCATCGGGCACCCCCTTCTTTCTTTCAAGTACAGGCTGACATGACTGTTGGCAAgagcaaaaacatgtttttaacaagTCTGACTACATATTTGTCCGCTGTCAGCGTTTTtatgggtgtttgtgtgtgtgtgtgtgtgtgtttgtgtgtgagagagagagagagagaagctgtgaattAATGCTCTACTCAAGTTGCTCAATTAAGGTTTTCAATTTCAGAGAATTTCAGCTGAGGAGGTGGTCTCTAATCCATCCTGGGGACGGGTTGCATTCATATGCTTTCAGTGATGAGACGTGAGGACACATTTAGGACATACTGATGTTAATACAGGCATGAATGGGGTCTAGAGGAATCTCTTTCACACTTAAATCAATCGGGAGCCAGAATTCTACAAAGCAGTGGTCCTCTCTGCCCCTTTTAATGTCTATTGAATTTCTGTCCATCAGAATGCAGTCATTGTGAAAAACCTGCACCCACTCAAAATGTTAAATTTCTTCTAATGACGttgtaggttgtttttttttctttgctgtattCACACTTAAATAGAGCACAATTTACAATATTAGGTATTTGTAAAAAGTTACTTGAAACAGCTGACatttggaaatgtaaaaaaactgttgctttacaaaggatattttttttaattgaaagagCATCTTTAAATGTGGGATTGACTGCACTCACCTTGGCTGCTGATAGTATGATGTTGACTGAGGTCAGATCAGAGTGGGTGTGTGTACACAGGTTGCTTGGTTGGTCGTGGTTTTGGTGCTGGTTGGTTGTGAGGTTTGCTCAGTGAGATCCTGACCTGTCTCCGTAGGTGTCCCTCCGTGTTCATGGACTTGCCGGACAGTGATCTGCTTGGGAGCGGATTCCCGGGGTAGGCATTCAGGGGGGGTAGGGGAGGTGGCATGTAGGGCTGTATGTGCATCACGtcactttgtctgtgtgtttaaaggGTGGGATTCCGGGCATactcttcctgtttgtttttccctgacTAACTCAAATGCCCCTCCCTGtcattcatctgtttttttttcctcaatttgGTTCAGGTCGCACTCTTGTTTCCGTGACATGTCAGTCATCTCAATCTCTTtgtgtggattaaaaacagTTTGTATTATGAGTGTGTGAGAATTCAGATAATCCCATTCATGTGTTAATAGTTCAATAAGGAAATATGTCAGtttgacagaagaagaaaacaaaagactgaACTTAAAatttgaagaaaagacagaagaaaatgtttaatgGCCTGTTCTGTTCAGACCACTGTGCTAACCAACAACTGATGGGAAGTTAAcgtcattaacattaacatgcaATTTTCAACATAAAAGCCTTTAGTGTCTGTAAACTTAGGctttcatgtcttcattttcCATTTATTGTGATAAATCTTCATGTTTCATCTTTATTTGATCATGACCGTGTGTACTGTAGCTAAATGCTTAATTATCTTTCAGAAAATGATGAGGCTGATGAACTGTTGGCACAGTTTTCACTCGTGTACGCTGTATTCACACAAACGGGGGTCGTGGCGTCaactcattcactttgaatgtggcaggagttgaaaaatgttgcaGCGCGAGCACTTATCACGTTTATGTGTCCAGTTCAAACACTCCACAACCAAAATGGAGGTGACCTGgtctctctgttgttttctttgttggaCAAAGTGCACAAAGTGTCACACAACATTGGCAACCATTATGAAGTAGTGGACCACAACAGACACTGCCCTGCTAACCACAGACTGCCACCTCCAGCACAAGGCCCCTGACACGTATGTGTGAATTCAGTGTAACACAGGATATATTAATGAGTTTACTGATTTGTTAGTCAGacaaagacaataatttggttttcttaatgtcagactaaaatcgagctagtcttaatcagactaacacacctggatgttgcgattcatagtccgattactcctgcgcGTATACAGAAGGAGACGGTATGTAAAGTGCAGTACTGTTGCGTCTTTCAGCAACCACGCCATGCACCGTCTAGTTTGTATCTCGATTAAcgtgtacagcaggtacgaaacacaCAGAACCTCAGTGCAATCTGTCTCACTGGCCAATCTCGCTGTtcaccgtttgtttttctgtgacgttaaggtcaacaggaaactgattcaatacacactagcttatagagagatacagcgccacctacggaggtgGAGTCAGATGCTTACGGCCAATAAAATcaatttcctcctcctcgtgtaTACTCAGACTCGGCAAATTGTCCGATTGCCCGTCTTAGTCCGACTACAGCCTTAGCTCggttaaactgtgcatgtaaacgtgcTGATTGTGATGAAGCCGAACTCTAAATACACACAGGGCCTGTTAACATGTCACCAGCGGGATGTTAAGGTAGTAATGTTAAGTATGTgtcatcttctcttttttttttaaacagcacaAACTCTGGAAACACCAGTGACCTGTTCCCCATGTCGCCTCGTACCCTCGACTCTCTGATGCACAATGAAGCTGAAGCTAATCCAGGACATTTGGGTGAGACGTTTGCTCCGTGAAAGGCTTCTTCATACTTCTGTTTCCACATGTACTCTACCTGTTTTATGGCTCCATTACTAAGGGGAATAGGTCAGTCCGTggtcagagagagagttttATTTAAGtagaagctggaaaaaaacgttacatttattcaacaaaccaaaaagatAATCTCCCTGCCCTCATCTCTGGGATTGACTGTTGTGTACCATTCCAATATATTGTCCTGCCACTAgtagcagttttatttttatagcccaaattcacaaatcacactttgcctcagtgtatttatttttgttatttacaaatTGAACACCCAGCAGTGTCCTGTGTCCTTAGACCTGAGGTTCGGGTTAGAAACAATTTACAACAGggataaaatgaatgaatcaagcACACTAGGAAACTATGAATTGACCTTAACCCTGTCCTTTAAACCAAATCCATGTTTCCTTCTGATCAACATTCCACAGTATAACTTGATTTCTAAGTAATGTCATCCGTTTAATGCttatatttttgatttatttgattttttccCCACAGAATCACTCACTTTGGACATGGACGTCGCGTCACCAATGTGAAGAGGTTTCCATGGGTACCAGGACCTGATGatggttttctcttttttctcctcctgtacagtttgtttctcttgttcctgtataaaataaacacacacacacactcacacagtagTCCGGAAATCGAATGCTTTTGAAAGACTTTACCACCTTTTTTAGACTTTGAATCTACACCTGCACTTATTCTGTGAAACTGTTGATCAATACTGACTTAATTACTGACTTTGCATTCAGTACTTCCTCATCTTCACAGTCGTCTCTACACACCAGATAGTATCTggaattgtatttttttaaaaacgttgTTTTGTCTCCTGAAGTTTGTGATGAATTGATGtgctttttatgtttctttgcgtaagaaaatgtaatgaaagTAATTGGTGTATAAGCTATATATCGCTTTTGAGTATTTACTGCGATTCATTTcttgtttgttgcatttattgaGTCCTGCCAAATGTTTTGCCACAGGTTTTTCCAAAATACCTTTTGGATTGCACTTAAATTTGTTTCTTTGCAGTTTTTACGCAAAATTgaatatttgttacatttttcgAGATCAATTTGACGCATTTTAAAGTCGGACACAGTGGGAAAGATGGACGATTTTTCAACCTTCAGAGTAAATCACCCGTGAACTTTATCTGTAATATGATTATAACTTGTAAAGGTGTTGCTCTTTTAATTCCCTCTAAAAATGCTGTAATTTGTGATTCTGCGAACAATTTTAAACTGGCattagtgtttttgtctgtgggGTCAGTTACGCTCAGATATCTCAAGTCATTCAACGATTTATGTTTGGGGACAAATTATTATCAAATCGACTGCAAATGTTTCTGGTTTCAAGATTTTTTTCGATAACGTACACATTTGAAGGTGTGTAGCAGGTGACCTTCGACCTTTGACACAGTCCAGTTATTGGTTGTCAGCTGACTTTAATGCAACGACGTCACGTTTCACCGTCGAGCTGATGCACGTCAAGTTTTTCTGTAAAATATGCTGTAACTATTCAGACAGATGGCAATAAAACCAGTTGGAACTAGAGGATTTATGGTGTTTTGTCGCTGAATTGATGCATTGATTTGTTCAATTTTGATTGAAAAATTCAGTGTGAACAAAGAGCCGACTTGTCATTTTCAGTGTATTTCAAATGATATCTTTATTACACAGGCACAAGTAGAGGTGCTGGAGTAGGTTTCAGTAAACCAGTTTCAGTAAGTTAATGTAAACAACCGAAATATTAACATACGTAGCATTAGGAGAAGTACAgcaaatgtaagaaaataaaattggTAAAATGATTGATGCTGAAATTTATAAAGGGACACAGTTGCTAGAACAATTTTGAAAACTCTGAAGACTTGACATACACAATGCTAAAGTTTCCATAAGTAAGCATTGAGGGCGTAAGTAACAGATTTTATAACAATTTTGTATATTTTAGCCAAAGGCAGTAATAAGCTAAATTAAAGTGCAAAAAAATCCTTTCGTTtgtaatacaaatatttttcaAAGTAATTTCCTGTCAGTTAAATCAGTCTTGACTGTTGTAGATGTAACAGAGATTAGAGATGCTGCGTAAAGAACACCAACGCCAAATCAAGCCACTGCTGGACAAGAACAGACCTTTTTTTCCGATTTACGACAAAGCGATGAGGTGAGAGAAAAGTCAAACTCAGCTCTACAGTGGAGTTCATTATTGGAAATGTGCCGACGTGCACCAGTGCAGGCTgggaaataacaacaaaagacCGTTAATGAAGGAGAGGGAACTGCAAAGATTTAAGACTGGAGCAACgtgataaataatacaaaaactaATAAACGCTTTATGTCTTTGAGGAACTCAGGGACTTTCTATCTTTAAATGGACCcagatgtaaatattttattgtgtataaCTCTTATTCCTTTCTTTTATACTTATACAGTTTTTATAGTTATGCAAGTCTCTGTTGTATTTCTATTTGAAGCTTCCTGGGAATGTCCGGGAACTGAAGAACACACATAACTAAGATTATATGATCTATATATGTGAGTCATTTTCATATTCACATGATAGAATGAACATGAATTGCAGAAGTTAAATCATAAATGCGTAATATCTaacttacagtatgtgtatgtaaacTGCACGGGGAAATTAAGTGCATCAGTTTTAACAAACTGAAATAGAAaactgaaatagaaaaaaaaaaaatatctcacaTATTTTAGTCTGAGACAAACCCACAGGAGACATCGTGTGTAAttatcagaggtggaaagagtactgaaatattctacctGAGTAGAAGTACCACGATTCTTATAACATTTtgcttaagtacaagtaaaagtactgctCTAAAAAAAGTAGTAGTTGTTTAAAATTTACTAGTAAAGGTtgggggttctttcttgtggcGTGCAataaggacaaggggacacacatctcacatgaattgttttttaattaaaggcaaactgttacaaatgaaagtgctgacaaaataaaatatgtaaacacataatgaaCCAGTccaaatgggtcaaaggtcacaaatgtcactcactcagggattctcctgtcctcatcgttcatctgtccacatcattcacctgtcctcatcgttcacctttcttcatcattcattcacctgtcctcatcattcacctgtctgtcctcatcattcatctgtctgtcctcatcattcatctgtctgtcctcatcattcattcacctgtctgtcctcatcactcattctcctgtcatcatcattcacctgtcctcatcattcatttatctGTCCTTATtaatcacctgtcctcatcgttcatctgtcctcaccattcattcacctgtcctcatcgttcatcggtccacatcattcattcacctttcctcaccattcattcacctgtcctaatCGTTGAcctttcctcatcattcattcacctgtctttcctcatcattcattcacctgtccgtcctcatcattcacctgtctgtcctcatcattcacctgtttctcctcatcattcacctgtctgtcctcatcattcattcacctgtcctcatcgttcatcagtccacatcattcattcgcctgtcctcaccattcattcacctgtcctaatTGTTGACCtttcttcatcattcattcacctgtccgtcctcatcattcacctgactgtcctcatcattcaactgtctgtcctcatcattaacctgtctgtcctcatcattcatctgtctgtcctcatcattcaatgttcgatttgtttttgttgtgtttgtttttctctttttactcagtaacaggTGTGATTTAAAGCGTAGTGAATTACAGCACAcagtaatattttaaaaatgattttaaaagtacaagtacacaaaaataaataacagtaatgcaagtaaatgtaattgATTGCTTTCCACCTCTGGTACTTACACGTGCAGAGGTGTCGGTGCACTTCCTCTTTTGTATGTTACTGTTATTTCTCACTGCCACTTCAGGGACAAGGTCTCGACACATGATCTGTGGACTTCCCTGCTTGGAAACCCCATGTTGTGTTGCATGTGtgcaaacaccagctactgtaCACTGACCCTCAGGTTGGTGACATGAACCGTGACTGCTGGGATTCCCATGAGCAGCTGAGATACGGCAGCTCATACAGACACAGGCAGTTAGCAGAAGAAGatgtttgctctctctcttgtttgtctctttgataggacataaacacacactctctggtTTAGAGGAGGTTGAGTGGGAGGGGAGATGAAAATCTATTA
It contains:
- the stat3 gene encoding signal transducer and activator of transcription 3 isoform X1, yielding MAQWNQLQQLETRYLEQLYHLYSDSFPMELRQFLAPWIESQDWAYAANKESHATLVFHNLLGEIDQQYSRFLQENNVLYQHNLRRIKQHLQSKYLEKPMDIARIVARCLWEEQRLLQTATSAAQDGQAAHPTGTVVTEKQQILEHNLQDIRKRVQDMEQKMKMLENLQDDFDFNYKTLKSQGELSQDLNGNSQAAATRQKMAQLEQMLSALDQLRRQIVTEMGGLLTAMDYVQKNLTDDELADWKRRQQIACIGGPPNICLDRLETWITSLAESQLQIRQQIKKLEELQQKVSYKGDPIIQHRPALEEKIVDLFRNLMKSAFVVERQPCMPMHPDRPLVIKTGVQFTNKVRLLVKFPELNYQLKIKVCIDKESGDVAAIRGSRKFNILGTNTKVMNMEESNNGSLSAEFKHLTLREQRCGNGGRTNSDASLIVTEELHLITFETEVYHQGLKIDLETHSLPVVVISNICQMPNAWASILWYNMLTNHPKNVNFFTKPPVGTWDQVAEVLSWQFSSTTKRGLTIEQLTTLAEKLLGPCVNFSGCQITWAKFCKENMAGKGFSFWVWLDNIIDLVKKYILALWNEGYIMGFISKERERAILSPKPPGTFLLRFSESSKEGGITFTWVEKDISGKTQIQSVEPYTKQQLNSMSFADIIMGYKIMDATNILVSPLVYLYPDIPKEEAFGKYCRPEAAPEPEIGGDSTSTIQPYLKTKFICVTPEFQLRRWSLIHPGDGLHSYAFSDETCPSVFMDLPDSDLLGSGFPGTNSGNTSDLFPMSPRTLDSLMHNEAEANPGHLESLTLDMDVASPM
- the stat3 gene encoding signal transducer and activator of transcription 3 isoform X2; protein product: MAQWNQLQQLETRYLEQLYHLYSDSFPMELRQFLAPWIESQDWAYAANKESHATLVFHNLLGEIDQQYSRFLQENNVLYQHNLRRIKQHLQSKYLEKPMDIARIVARCLWEEQRLLQTATSAAQDGQAAHPTGTVVTEKQQILEHNLQDIRKRVQDMEQKMKMLENLQDDFDFNYKTLKSQGELSQDLNGNSQAAATRQKMAQLEQMLSALDQLRRQIVTEMGGLLTAMDYVQKNLTDDELADWKRRQQIACIGGPPNICLDRLETWITSLAESQLQIRQQIKKLEELQQKVSYKGDPIIQHRPALEEKIVDLFRNLMKSAFVVERQPCMPMHPDRPLVIKTGVQFTNKVRLLVKFPELNYQLKIKVCIDKESGDVAAIRGSRKFNILGTNTKVMNMEESNNGSLSAEFKHLTLREQRCGNGGRTNSDASLIVTEELHLITFETEVYHQGLKIDLETHSLPVVVISNICQMPNAWASILWYNMLTNHPKNVNFFTKPPVGTWDQVAEVLSWQFSSTTKRGLTIEQLTTLAEKLLGPCVNFSGCQITWAKFCKENMAGKGFSFWVWLDNIIDLVKKYILALWNEGYIMGFISKERERAILSPKPPGTFLLRFSESSKEGGITFTWVEKDISGKTQIQSVEPYTKQQLNSMSFADIIMGYKIMDATNILVSPLVYLYPDIPKEEAFGKYCRPEAAPEPEIGGDSTSTIQPYLKTKFICVTPCPSVFMDLPDSDLLGSGFPGTNSGNTSDLFPMSPRTLDSLMHNEAEANPGHLESLTLDMDVASPM
- the stat3 gene encoding signal transducer and activator of transcription 3 isoform X3, whose amino-acid sequence is MAQWNQLQQLETRYLEQLYHLYSDSFPMELRQFLAPWIESQDWAYAANKESHATLVFHNLLGEIDQQYSRFLQENNVLYQHNLRRIKQHLQSKYLEKPMDIARIVARCLWEEQRLLQTATSAAQDGQAAHPTGTVVTEKQQILEHNLQDIRKRVQDMEQKMKMLENLQDDFDFNYKTLKSQGELSQDLNGNSQAAATRQKMAQLEQMLSALDQLRRQIVTEMGGLLTAMDYVQKNLTDDELADWKRRQQIACIGGPPNICLDRLETWITSLAESQLQIRQQIKKLEELQQKVSYKGDPIIQHRPALEEKIVDLFRNLMKSAFVVERQPCMPMHPDRPLVIKTGVQFTNKVRLLVKFPELNYQLKIKVCIDKESGDVAAIRGSRKFNILGTNTKVMNMEESNNGSLSAEFKHLTLREQRCGNGGRTNSDASLIVTEELHLITFETEVYHQGLKIDLETHSLPVVVISNICQMPNAWASILWYNMLTNHPKNVNFFTKPPVGTWDQVAEVLSWQFSSTTKRGLTIEQLTTLAEKLLGPCVNFSGCQITWAKFCKENMAGKGFSFWVWLDNIIDLVKKYILALWNEGYIMGFISKERERAILSPKPPGTFLLRFSESSKEGGITFTWVEKDISGKTQIQSVEPYTKQQLNSMSFADIIMGYKIMDATNILVSPLVYLYPDIPKEEAFGKYCRPEAAPEPEIGGDSTSTIQPYLKTKFICVTPTNSGNTSDLFPMSPRTLDSLMHNEAEANPGHLESLTLDMDVASPM